Proteins from one Akkermansiaceae bacterium genomic window:
- a CDS encoding ABC transporter ATP-binding protein, giving the protein MDSIRAESIVKTFGKVQALDGVSLTVRPGELFFLLGASGCGKTTLLRCIAGLETPTSGRIFFGDREVTTMPPHKREAALVFQSYALWPHLTVAQNIAFGLEERKVPKAEIKRRVEEALEMVKLPGFGGRSIDQMSGGQQQRVSLARALVVKPKCLLLDEPLSNLDAQLRIEMRREIRRIVKENGLTGIYVTHDQEEALAMADRMAVLDHGRICQIGTPEEIYRSPHTAHVAGFIGETNIIDGVVVEQRAGHCIAKTDGGALIGRMGDASWSPATGDRVSISIRPEAWRLKQAEGENVLAGTVIDRTYLGQRIQYLIGTAVGRQEVVEMNPQVMHEPGANVSISCRHADVMILKP; this is encoded by the coding sequence ATGGACTCCATCCGCGCTGAATCCATCGTAAAAACCTTCGGAAAGGTGCAGGCCCTTGATGGCGTCAGCCTCACGGTCCGGCCGGGCGAGCTGTTTTTCCTTCTGGGAGCCTCCGGTTGTGGGAAGACCACCCTTCTCCGCTGCATCGCCGGTCTGGAAACACCCACCAGCGGAAGGATCTTCTTCGGCGACCGGGAGGTCACGACGATGCCACCACACAAGCGGGAGGCGGCCCTCGTTTTCCAATCCTACGCATTGTGGCCGCATCTCACCGTGGCCCAGAACATCGCCTTCGGGCTGGAGGAGAGGAAGGTGCCGAAGGCGGAGATCAAACGGCGGGTGGAGGAAGCACTGGAAATGGTGAAGCTGCCGGGCTTTGGCGGGCGTTCCATCGACCAGATGTCTGGTGGGCAGCAGCAGCGGGTGTCCCTCGCCCGTGCGTTGGTGGTGAAACCCAAATGCCTGTTGCTTGATGAGCCATTATCGAATCTGGATGCCCAGCTCCGGATCGAGATGCGGCGCGAGATCCGCAGGATCGTGAAAGAGAATGGCCTGACCGGGATCTATGTCACACACGATCAGGAAGAGGCACTGGCGATGGCGGACCGGATGGCGGTGCTGGACCACGGGAGGATCTGCCAGATTGGCACGCCGGAAGAGATCTACCGCTCACCCCATACGGCCCATGTCGCGGGTTTCATCGGTGAGACGAATATCATCGACGGAGTGGTGGTGGAACAGCGGGCCGGCCACTGCATCGCGAAGACGGATGGCGGGGCCTTGATCGGCAGGATGGGAGATGCCTCATGGAGTCCCGCCACGGGTGACAGGGTGAGCATTTCCATCCGTCCGGAAGCCTGGCGGCTGAAGCAGGCGGAAGGGGAAAACGTGCTCGCAGGCACGGTGATCGACCGGACCTATCTGGGCCAGCGCATCCAATACCTGATCGGCACGGCCGTGGGACGGCAAGAGGTGGTGGAGATGAATCCGCAGGTCATGCATGAACCTGGCGCGAATGTCTCCATCTCCTGCCGCCATGCGGATGTGATGATCCTGAAACCCTGA
- a CDS encoding NIPSNAP family protein gives MRRASFLRLLALSILSAMSSTAAESSTNTCFELRTYYAAEGKLDALNSRFRDHTTKLFAKHGMTNVGYWVPLENTENKLVYLLSYPDKASRDKSWAAFQADPEWVAAKAKSEEGGKLVAKADNRFLSPTDFSTITYAAADAPQTFELRTYTTGPGNLDHLLKRFREHTVALFTKHGMRHFHYFTPSKGEPGAENTLIYFLAHASPEAGKASFTAFRADPEWIKARAASEAAAGGSLTVEDGVKSELLKATDYSPVK, from the coding sequence ATGAGACGCGCCTCGTTCCTCCGCCTGCTTGCCCTTTCCATCCTCTCCGCCATGTCCTCCACCGCGGCTGAAAGTTCCACCAACACCTGCTTCGAACTCCGCACCTACTATGCCGCGGAAGGAAAACTGGACGCGCTGAACTCGCGCTTCCGCGACCATACCACCAAGCTTTTCGCCAAGCATGGAATGACCAACGTCGGCTATTGGGTGCCACTGGAAAACACGGAGAACAAGCTGGTCTACCTGCTTTCCTATCCGGACAAGGCCTCCCGTGACAAATCATGGGCCGCTTTCCAGGCGGATCCGGAATGGGTGGCCGCCAAGGCGAAATCCGAAGAAGGGGGAAAGCTGGTCGCCAAGGCCGACAACCGCTTCCTCTCCCCCACGGATTTCTCCACCATCACCTACGCCGCGGCTGACGCACCGCAGACCTTCGAACTGCGGACCTACACGACCGGCCCGGGAAATCTGGATCACCTGCTGAAACGCTTCCGCGAGCACACCGTCGCGCTGTTCACGAAACATGGCATGCGCCACTTCCACTACTTCACCCCATCGAAAGGTGAGCCGGGCGCGGAAAACACCCTCATCTACTTCCTCGCCCACGCGTCTCCTGAAGCGGGCAAGGCATCTTTCACCGCCTTCCGCGCGGACCCGGAGTGGATCAAGGCACGCGCCGCCTCCGAAGCCGCCGCGGGTGGCTCACTGACCGTGGAGGACGGCGTGAAATCCGAGCTTCTCAAGGCAACGGATTATTCCCCGGTGAAATGA
- a CDS encoding extracellular solute-binding protein, with product MKTRALLILGLLAVIVALPVVMRRETATVSPAEADDRLVIITPHHESIRLEFEEAFAAWWKRSTGRTIYLDWRKPGGTSEIRMVLDAGFEAAADGRREGIGIDIFFGGGEPDFSGQARLGRLAPLDVFTKHPEWFGEGGVIPETFTGERYYAADHTWVATCMSQFGICYNPDAIKRMGLPEPAQWDDLGDPGYAGSLALADPTKSGSVARAFELILQTHMQREPASSQGDADAAIARGWDNGLRLIQRMAANARYFTDSAPKPPQDVVQGNAAAGMCIDFYGRSYEGEFTTADGRPRLKWIAPHAGTTLSGDPIAVLKGAPHPEIAQAFVEFCLTPEAQRIWFGKPGTPHGPIARSLHRMPVRKDVYTPENLAASSMPGVHPYTDEGNFTYRPELTGSKAFNTIRNLVKVMCIDSHEEMKDAWQALRDAGMPADALAVFADVSMVPYSAVGKGDARLDSKDPMVAAARAAELGEWFRENYRRAAAMARAKTTTAR from the coding sequence GTGAAAACGCGCGCGCTGCTGATCCTGGGCCTGCTGGCGGTCATCGTGGCCCTGCCGGTGGTCATGCGACGCGAGACAGCGACGGTATCCCCTGCCGAGGCGGATGACCGGCTGGTGATCATCACCCCGCACCATGAGTCCATCCGCCTGGAGTTCGAGGAAGCGTTCGCCGCATGGTGGAAGCGCTCCACCGGGAGGACGATCTATCTGGACTGGCGGAAGCCGGGCGGCACCTCGGAAATCAGGATGGTGCTGGACGCCGGATTCGAGGCGGCGGCGGACGGAAGGCGCGAGGGTATTGGCATCGATATCTTTTTCGGCGGCGGCGAGCCGGATTTCTCAGGCCAGGCAAGGCTCGGACGGCTGGCACCGCTCGATGTTTTCACGAAGCATCCGGAATGGTTCGGTGAAGGCGGCGTGATCCCGGAAACCTTCACCGGGGAGCGATACTACGCCGCCGACCACACCTGGGTGGCCACATGCATGTCCCAGTTCGGCATTTGCTACAATCCGGACGCGATCAAACGCATGGGCCTGCCTGAGCCGGCACAGTGGGATGACTTGGGCGATCCAGGCTATGCGGGTTCGCTGGCACTAGCGGACCCCACCAAAAGCGGCTCCGTTGCGCGTGCGTTCGAACTGATCCTGCAAACCCATATGCAGCGCGAGCCGGCATCCTCACAGGGAGACGCGGATGCGGCGATTGCCAGAGGATGGGACAACGGGCTCCGGCTCATCCAGCGGATGGCGGCGAATGCCCGTTATTTCACGGACAGCGCACCGAAGCCCCCGCAGGATGTGGTCCAGGGAAATGCCGCGGCGGGTATGTGCATCGACTTTTACGGCAGATCCTATGAGGGCGAATTCACCACCGCCGATGGCCGCCCGCGCCTGAAGTGGATCGCCCCCCATGCGGGCACCACGCTGAGCGGGGATCCCATTGCCGTATTGAAAGGCGCGCCCCATCCGGAGATCGCGCAGGCGTTCGTCGAATTCTGCCTGACACCGGAGGCCCAGCGGATCTGGTTCGGAAAACCGGGCACACCCCACGGCCCCATCGCCCGTTCGCTGCACCGCATGCCGGTGAGAAAGGACGTCTATACGCCGGAGAATCTGGCAGCCTCCAGCATGCCCGGCGTCCACCCTTACACGGATGAGGGGAACTTCACCTACCGTCCGGAACTCACCGGCAGCAAGGCCTTCAACACCATCCGGAATCTGGTGAAGGTGATGTGCATCGACTCCCATGAGGAAATGAAGGATGCCTGGCAGGCACTCCGCGATGCCGGCATGCCGGCGGATGCCCTGGCCGTGTTCGCTGATGTGTCCATGGTCCCCTACTCCGCAGTGGGCAAGGGAGATGCCCGGCTGGATTCCAAAGACCCCATGGTGGCCGCCGCACGGGCAGCGGAGTTGGGCGAATGGTTCCGGGAAAACTACCGCCGCGCCGCCGCCATGGCGCGGGCGAAAACCACCACCGCCCGATGA
- a CDS encoding iron ABC transporter permease yields the protein MKRGTAIFLTAIVTLLFAVFFLYPAGMVVKQAFELKGPDGSTRYTLEFIIAVFRNPIYREGLWNAFALGITSTIATLAIAFPLALIGHRYDFMGRRVLGVLVLAPLIVPPFVGAVGVKQMLGVNGALNALLIDLGMMDPALPYDWLAHGRFTGIVVMNALHLYPILYMNIAAALSNLDPAMEQAAENLGCPPWKRFLRITLPLSMPGVFAGSSIVFIWAFTELGVPLVFDYSRVAPVQIFDGIKGLDKNPTPYALTAILLVVAAVVFSLSKLVMGRSPLGTAPRPKGRSDLKRIGGIRSAACALLFLGVFLLASVPHLGVILLSLAGRWYGTVVPDEFTARHYTEALGNGLVVPSIQNSLMYAGCATLVALAIGLAVAWVVVRSNLRSRGWLDALVMLPLAVPGLVMAFGYLALSQEDKPFHFLIGADGSPFLLLVIAYAFRRLPYVVRSAVAGLQQSNPALEEAARSLGATPSRTLRRIAIPLIGANLMAGSIFAFAFAMLEVSDSLILAQQTQHYPITKAIYTLLSTLGNGTELAAALGVWAMVFLSVAIMGAAILAGKRGGLFRV from the coding sequence ATGAAACGGGGCACCGCCATCTTCCTCACGGCCATCGTCACGCTGCTGTTCGCGGTGTTCTTCCTCTATCCGGCGGGGATGGTGGTGAAGCAGGCCTTCGAGTTGAAGGGGCCGGATGGCTCCACCCGCTACACGCTCGAGTTCATCATCGCCGTGTTCCGGAACCCGATCTACCGGGAGGGCCTGTGGAATGCCTTTGCCCTCGGCATCACCAGCACCATCGCCACGCTGGCGATCGCCTTTCCCCTCGCCCTCATCGGGCACCGCTATGATTTCATGGGGCGAAGGGTGCTCGGCGTGCTGGTGCTGGCCCCACTGATCGTCCCGCCCTTCGTCGGAGCGGTGGGGGTGAAGCAGATGCTGGGGGTGAATGGAGCGCTGAACGCCCTGCTCATCGACCTGGGGATGATGGACCCGGCATTGCCCTACGACTGGCTAGCGCACGGACGGTTCACAGGCATCGTCGTGATGAACGCGCTGCATCTCTACCCCATCCTCTACATGAACATCGCCGCCGCGTTGTCCAATCTGGATCCGGCGATGGAACAAGCGGCGGAAAACCTGGGCTGCCCGCCATGGAAACGGTTCCTCCGCATCACCCTGCCACTCTCCATGCCCGGTGTTTTCGCGGGTTCCTCCATCGTCTTCATCTGGGCCTTCACGGAGCTGGGGGTGCCGCTGGTCTTCGACTACTCCAGGGTGGCCCCGGTGCAGATCTTCGATGGCATCAAGGGGCTGGACAAAAACCCCACCCCCTATGCCCTCACGGCCATCCTCCTGGTCGTCGCAGCGGTGGTGTTTTCCCTTTCGAAGTTGGTGATGGGGCGTTCCCCCCTGGGCACCGCACCGCGCCCGAAGGGACGGTCCGACCTGAAACGCATCGGCGGCATCCGCTCGGCCGCGTGCGCCCTGTTGTTCCTCGGGGTGTTCCTCCTCGCCTCAGTCCCGCATCTCGGGGTGATCCTCCTTTCGCTGGCCGGTCGATGGTATGGCACGGTGGTGCCGGATGAATTCACCGCCCGGCACTACACCGAAGCGCTGGGGAACGGTCTGGTCGTTCCGTCGATCCAGAACAGCCTCATGTATGCCGGGTGTGCCACGTTGGTCGCGCTCGCCATCGGACTGGCGGTGGCGTGGGTGGTGGTCCGGTCAAATCTGCGGTCACGCGGGTGGTTGGACGCCCTGGTGATGCTGCCGCTCGCGGTGCCCGGGCTGGTGATGGCCTTCGGCTATCTCGCCCTATCCCAGGAGGACAAGCCGTTCCACTTCCTCATCGGCGCGGACGGGAGTCCTTTCCTCCTGCTGGTGATCGCCTACGCCTTCCGCCGACTGCCCTACGTCGTCAGGTCCGCGGTGGCGGGCCTCCAGCAAAGCAACCCGGCGCTGGAGGAAGCCGCCCGCTCGCTGGGCGCCACACCGTCACGCACCCTGCGGAGGATCGCCATCCCGCTCATCGGGGCGAATCTCATGGCCGGGTCCATCTTCGCCTTCGCCTTTGCGATGCTGGAGGTGAGCGACAGTCTCATCCTTGCCCAGCAAACCCAGCACTACCCCATCACCAAGGCGATCTACACCCTGCTCAGCACACTGGGCAACGGGACCGAGCTGGCCGCCGCACTGGGCGTATGGGCGATGGTATTCCTTTCCGTAGCCATCATGGGTGCGGCCATCCTGGCGGGAAAACGCGGAGGACTGTTCCGGGTCTGA
- a CDS encoding FG-GAP repeat protein, giving the protein MAVSASGNGQVIIRIRHEEGWRTSKVIPAVDDVESVHLSGSHLCIRSAQSIRMYGRNSGGTDNWGLTAEMAMRSGGVALSGTRMLIAGNNRTDEYGYSPETGTWAMLQTVATGARTPQALSGDFAILVAENSFASFTGTPQLFKRGESGSWEPGMALAPIHHTGVRSGVAMHGDRIILGIPARFTTGNTGEVRVLGRNVGGTDAWGEEQIILPEGTAQAFGASISFTGDTIAVGMEGSDQTIHLYRRAGDSFDFFARLLPGGYASEGFGRELGLSTDRVVAADLWGGTPNNYAGAVFSFTIPQAPSGSILHEDEVFRTSPEAAGDHFGESLAMDGDLLAVGTPFADDPYENGGIVYLYQKTLEGSWENVKTITPGNDSLYSHFGSAVALRNGTLAVAAPGSREIHLFGRDHGGIGQWGKILTITDCLAHRLSLDGDVLAAISTWDHLNVFERNQGGAGKWGKVPASGSGNHVTVSGGILISSGNSNWASVMERGASGWEYASGLTTSNPYVMLGACSLSGDTVAISAAPGFGQPPGEWVSIFKKNTASPGEWVEISRIQPPDRQNTIRFGHSIQLMGNMLVIGAPGDVTGGVESGSVYVFRGNEDLTSWTLVRKIRMPGNAAEDAYGSTVATNGDDVAAGAPEKSSVWPEGGAVHVDASSTHLAKWVDLHSLAGHDEQEVLLGYAMGVDPRNHPGRTIRLVAGGNGSHSIFYPRAKDAPGVDFRMEWSEDLNLWKDTGTDPGISRSVDAESPDAWEHRLVIPPTTHGRAFFRARAIRR; this is encoded by the coding sequence ATGGCCGTCAGTGCTTCCGGCAACGGGCAGGTGATCATCAGGATCCGGCATGAGGAGGGATGGAGAACATCGAAAGTCATTCCGGCGGTGGATGATGTGGAGTCCGTCCACCTGTCAGGCAGCCACCTATGTATCAGATCCGCCCAATCCATCCGGATGTATGGCCGGAACAGCGGAGGGACGGATAACTGGGGACTCACCGCGGAGATGGCGATGAGATCCGGGGGAGTCGCCCTTTCCGGCACCCGGATGCTCATTGCCGGGAACAACCGCACCGATGAATATGGCTACAGTCCGGAAACCGGCACATGGGCCATGCTGCAGACCGTCGCCACCGGAGCAAGAACTCCGCAGGCACTCTCCGGCGATTTTGCCATCTTGGTCGCTGAAAACTCGTTCGCTTCGTTCACCGGCACTCCCCAGCTCTTCAAACGCGGTGAATCCGGAAGCTGGGAACCCGGAATGGCTCTCGCCCCGATCCATCATACGGGAGTACGTTCCGGCGTCGCCATGCATGGAGACCGGATCATCCTGGGGATTCCTGCCCGTTTCACGACGGGAAACACGGGTGAAGTCCGTGTCCTGGGACGGAACGTGGGTGGCACGGATGCCTGGGGCGAAGAGCAGATCATCCTCCCTGAAGGAACAGCCCAGGCATTCGGAGCCAGCATCTCCTTCACCGGAGATACCATCGCAGTGGGCATGGAGGGTTCCGATCAGACAATCCACCTTTACCGGCGGGCCGGGGATTCCTTCGACTTTTTCGCCCGGTTGCTTCCAGGCGGATACGCCTCCGAGGGATTCGGGCGGGAGCTGGGGTTGTCCACCGACCGCGTGGTCGCAGCGGACCTATGGGGAGGCACCCCCAACAACTACGCTGGAGCTGTGTTCAGTTTCACTATCCCCCAGGCCCCTTCTGGCTCCATTCTCCATGAGGACGAAGTCTTCAGGACTTCTCCCGAAGCCGCAGGCGATCACTTCGGCGAAAGCCTCGCCATGGATGGCGACCTCCTTGCCGTAGGTACCCCTTTCGCGGATGACCCGTATGAAAACGGCGGCATTGTCTATCTCTACCAAAAGACCCTGGAGGGTTCCTGGGAAAACGTGAAGACCATCACCCCCGGCAACGATTCACTGTATTCCCATTTCGGTTCCGCTGTCGCCCTCCGCAACGGCACACTGGCTGTCGCCGCACCCGGCTCACGCGAAATCCACCTGTTCGGCCGCGACCATGGCGGCATCGGCCAATGGGGGAAAATCCTCACCATTACGGACTGTCTCGCCCACCGCCTCTCTCTGGATGGAGACGTCCTGGCGGCCATCTCCACCTGGGACCATCTGAATGTCTTCGAACGCAATCAGGGAGGAGCCGGAAAATGGGGGAAGGTTCCCGCATCCGGCTCCGGGAATCATGTCACGGTCTCCGGAGGGATTCTGATCAGCTCAGGCAATTCCAACTGGGCTTCGGTGATGGAACGTGGAGCCAGCGGCTGGGAATATGCGTCCGGCCTCACCACGTCCAATCCATACGTCATGCTCGGAGCATGCTCCCTGTCCGGAGACACCGTAGCCATCAGCGCAGCACCAGGCTTCGGCCAGCCTCCCGGAGAATGGGTGTCGATCTTCAAAAAGAACACCGCTTCGCCAGGCGAATGGGTGGAAATATCCCGTATCCAGCCACCTGACCGACAAAACACCATCCGCTTTGGCCACAGCATCCAACTCATGGGTAACATGCTTGTCATTGGCGCTCCCGGAGACGTTACCGGAGGAGTTGAATCAGGCTCTGTCTATGTTTTCCGTGGGAACGAAGATCTGACTTCATGGACTCTCGTCCGGAAGATCCGGATGCCGGGAAACGCGGCGGAGGATGCCTACGGTTCAACTGTCGCGACCAATGGCGATGATGTCGCTGCAGGTGCTCCTGAAAAATCATCGGTCTGGCCGGAAGGTGGCGCGGTGCATGTCGATGCATCCTCCACCCACCTGGCGAAATGGGTGGATTTGCACTCCCTCGCCGGCCACGACGAACAGGAGGTATTGCTCGGTTATGCGATGGGGGTTGATCCCAGGAACCATCCGGGGCGGACCATCCGCCTGGTTGCCGGAGGAAATGGCAGCCACTCCATCTTCTATCCCCGCGCCAAGGATGCGCCGGGGGTGGATTTCAGGATGGAGTGGTCGGAAGATCTCAACTTGTGGAAAGATACCGGGACTGATCCCGGCATTTCCCGATCAGTGGATGCCGAATCCCCAGATGCGTGGGAGCACCGCCTGGTGATTCCGCCAACCACACATGGCAGGGCGTTCTTCCGTGCAAGGGCGATCCGCCGTTGA
- the rimK gene encoding 30S ribosomal protein S6--L-glutamate ligase yields the protein MKLLILSRNPQLYSTDALVKAAEKRGHDVRVVDYLRCYMNITSRKPRIYVDGEELQADAVIPRIAARHTFYGNAVVRQFEMMNVFTLNDSVAIARSRDKLRSMQILAKRGVGLPVTGFAHHTDATGKLIEMCGGAPLVIKLLEGTQGVGVVLAETANAASSVIEAFKDLNANILVQEFIKEAKGSDIRCIVVGGKVVASMKRQAPEGEFRSNLHRGGSAEKVKITPEERATAIRAAKAMGLNVAGVDLLRSNHGPVVMEVNSSPGLEGIEQSSKKDVAGGIIEFIERTLANPAKASKSGDK from the coding sequence ATGAAGCTCCTCATCCTTTCCCGCAACCCGCAGCTCTACAGCACCGATGCGCTCGTCAAGGCCGCCGAAAAGCGCGGCCACGATGTCCGGGTGGTGGACTACCTGCGCTGCTACATGAACATCACCTCCCGCAAGCCGCGCATCTACGTGGACGGGGAGGAACTCCAGGCGGACGCCGTCATTCCCCGCATCGCGGCGAGGCACACGTTCTACGGCAACGCCGTCGTCCGCCAGTTCGAGATGATGAACGTCTTCACCCTCAACGATTCCGTCGCCATCGCCCGCTCCCGGGACAAGCTGCGCTCGATGCAGATCCTCGCGAAACGCGGCGTCGGCCTGCCGGTCACCGGCTTCGCCCACCACACGGACGCCACCGGGAAACTCATCGAAATGTGCGGCGGCGCACCACTGGTCATCAAACTGCTGGAAGGCACGCAGGGCGTCGGCGTCGTGCTGGCTGAAACGGCGAACGCCGCCAGCTCCGTGATCGAGGCGTTCAAGGACCTGAACGCGAACATTCTGGTGCAGGAATTCATCAAGGAAGCGAAAGGTTCCGACATCCGCTGCATCGTGGTCGGAGGAAAGGTCGTCGCCTCCATGAAACGTCAGGCTCCCGAGGGCGAGTTCCGCTCGAACCTCCATCGCGGCGGCTCCGCCGAAAAGGTGAAAATCACCCCGGAGGAACGCGCCACCGCCATCCGTGCGGCGAAGGCCATGGGACTCAACGTCGCCGGTGTCGATCTGCTCCGCTCGAACCACGGCCCCGTGGTCATGGAGGTGAACTCCTCCCCCGGTCTGGAAGGCATCGAGCAATCATCCAAAAAGGACGTGGCGGGCGGCATCATCGAGTTCATCGAGCGGACCCTTGCTAACCCCGCCAAGGCCTCCAAGTCAGGTGACAAGTAA
- a CDS encoding helix-turn-helix domain-containing protein, which produces MQSPDASPKGHLNTSAENPEEPWINSYDACHHLGISIATLHRWVKSGRLKPKRTPGGVYRFRRSDLNALLR; this is translated from the coding sequence ATGCAATCACCAGACGCTTCGCCAAAGGGCCACCTGAATACGTCGGCGGAAAATCCAGAGGAACCGTGGATCAATTCCTACGATGCGTGCCACCATCTCGGGATCTCCATTGCCACCCTCCATCGTTGGGTGAAAAGCGGAAGGCTAAAACCCAAGCGGACACCCGGGGGGGTGTATCGCTTCCGGCGGTCGGACCTGAACGCCCTCCTACGGTGA